In Hyalangium ruber, the DNA window CCTGGCCGGACAGATCGGGTTCAAAGGAGCCTGCCCGGACTGCGACTTCATCGCGGCATGCGCCGGGGACGACGACAACAACCCCAAGGACAATCCCGACGTCTGGAGCATCTCCAGCCTGGACCGGGAGATCGAAGGTGTCCCGGTCGCCGCGGGTGAGCCCTACCATCATGTGAACGACCAGACCGCGCACTGATGGCGTCCCCTGCCGGAGCGGTAGCGACCTCCTCAATGCACCGAGGCAACCGAGTCGGGGGGCTGCTTCCGCAACCCAAGCGCTGCCCGGCACGTCTTCGTGTAGAGGTCGCGGAAGATGTTGTCCGGATCGGTGAGCTGCTTCACCGCCTGGTAGGTCTCCCTGTTCCAGATGCTCCAGAAGGTCTGCTCGTCGTAATAGTTGTACGAGATGAGCGTCTTGGTGCCGTTGACCTGCGGCAGCACGTCCTCGAATTCCTTGTAGAGGTTGCGGCCCGGCTGCTGCTTGAGCCCGTAGACCGCGAGGTCGAGGAACAACGGATCTTGCACACCGCACCACCAGCGGGGCGTGAGCCACTCGTAGTCCCGCATGCGCCGGTAGGGCACGCACCACACCGGGTAGAAGTGCATCTCGCGGTGGTACCAGTCCATGAACTCGGCTGTGCGCGAGAACGGGACGAACACGTCCACGATGACCTGCGGACTCTTCTCCGGCAGGAAGCGGTGGAAGCGGTCCGCGGCCCTCAGCACGCTGTCCGAATGCACCAGCTTGCCGAACAAGGCCCGGCCGAGGAGGCTCCTCGGCTTGACGTGGGTAACCCCTCGGTCATAGCGGAAGAGATAGTCGTAGGTCGTGAGGTAGTCCTCGGCGCGCTTCGGGATGCTCTCGCAGTACGCCTTGAGCCAGTCGTAGCGGCTCACGTAGGGAGCGCGCTCCACGAAGCGGCCCACGCACAGCACGTGCTTCGTCGGTGAGAAGATCTGCCCGTCGAGGTAGTCCGCGTCCTGGGCGGTGAAGTGGCGCCAGATGGCCTGCTGAAAGTCCTCGAGCGTGGCGTAGGTCTCATACGTCACGTGTACACAGGGCGCGGCGCGCACCAGCTTGAAGCGCAGCCGCGAGAGGATGCCGAGCGTCCCGAACGAGCCATGGATCATCTGGAACACGAGCGGGTTCTGGTGCGGGGAGCAGCGCAGCACATCTCCCTTCGCGGTGATGAGCTCGTATTCGAGGCAGGTGTCGTGGAAGCCGCCGTACCGGAAGGACATGGACTCGATGGAGCAGCCCGCGATGGAGCCCCCGAGGGTGATGGTCTTGTGCTCGGGGACGATGATGGGCACGAGCCCGTAGCGCATCGTCGCGCGGACCACCTCGTCGAAGGTGACCGCGGGCTCGGCCGTGCAGGTCATCGCCACGGGGTCGATCTCGATGATCTGATCGAGGTCGCTCAGATCGATCTTCTCGTCATTGCGCCGCTGGTCGTTGCGCTTGGGGACTTGATGCGGCGGCGTCTTCTTCTTGAGGGACACGGGCCGGGTGCTCGTGCGCTGCCGCAACTGCCGCGCGATCCGCTCGACCTTCGCCGCGTGCCGCGCCTCATGCCGATCGGGCTCCTCCGACCAATGCATCCTGG includes these proteins:
- a CDS encoding FAD-binding oxidoreductase, encoding MDSAPRMHWSEEPDRHEARHAAKVERIARQLRQRTSTRPVSLKKKTPPHQVPKRNDQRRNDEKIDLSDLDQIIEIDPVAMTCTAEPAVTFDEVVRATMRYGLVPIIVPEHKTITLGGSIAGCSIESMSFRYGGFHDTCLEYELITAKGDVLRCSPHQNPLVFQMIHGSFGTLGILSRLRFKLVRAAPCVHVTYETYATLEDFQQAIWRHFTAQDADYLDGQIFSPTKHVLCVGRFVERAPYVSRYDWLKAYCESIPKRAEDYLTTYDYLFRYDRGVTHVKPRSLLGRALFGKLVHSDSVLRAADRFHRFLPEKSPQVIVDVFVPFSRTAEFMDWYHREMHFYPVWCVPYRRMRDYEWLTPRWWCGVQDPLFLDLAVYGLKQQPGRNLYKEFEDVLPQVNGTKTLISYNYYDEQTFWSIWNRETYQAVKQLTDPDNIFRDLYTKTCRAALGLRKQPPDSVASVH